The region tatttttcttttcattcTCTTAATAGAGCTCTATGGTATTCTATGATACtagatgaaaaaaatttggtaTCTTGACCATTACTATTGGCTGTTTCTACGGGGCCAGAACGCCAAAAATAACCATGTCACACACCAAGCAGGAAACTGTAGATCCATTAAATTAATCGACTCTACAGCACTATCTAAGTCTAAAAAAACTCCTCCTTgtcattatcaatatttcagccattgaattaaatttagataCCAATAATGTTCAAGTATGCTTGCATCCGATTTAATTATCAACTACACGTTAACTTAACAGAATGGCCTTTTTTTCGCGTTTCGAGTGGCTGGTGCAATTATTTAACAGCGAGATTTTTCGTGAGTGAAGACTTTTTTGACAATTTTTCAGCCAcgaaaattattatatgaaaaaattaccTTTAAGGGgcataatataataaatgaagaatttgtaAAACTTTACAAGATGAAGAAAgtattgttttaaaaataaattgacTTGCCTAATTGGATAATCACTTACAATAATGATTTCCTCTTTCTATATAGTTCATTTTTAGAAACGTCCATGATCAGAATATTACTTGATTAGTTTTGAAGAATGCAagttctatattttttagattATGCTTGGGTAACCATTAGATTAATTGAGGGCTGGTCAATGAATGTTAAAGGGCCCAAGTGTTTGGTGTCAAAAAGTTAAATGGCAGTTAAAATGAAACGAATCATTTTGACCCCCTCATTAATGGTTTTATAGTTTACGACATTTTACTGCAATGATAAGAATTATTGACTACATAACtgatcaataatatttaattaatcgTATAGAGCTGAAACTGATCTATAACTTgaacaaaaattaattaattgacAAGGCTGGCCTTTTCTGATTCTCCtgaataataagaatagaGCGGGGAATAGATGATTAAATAGCGTAAAGATAATGaacattaaaataaataaataaataaataaaatagtttGGATATTTAACGTAATTAGATAAATCAATGATTTGGATGCTGGGGGGGGAGGGGGTAGGGGTGGTTTGACCGATTGTCTGATCAAAATGGTTTGCTAATAGTTTAGTCATGTTTTTGcttcatctttttcaatattgtGCTTTGAATTAGAGAttaaaatttccaattttcATCAACAGATTCAATGGCCCATTGAAACTTATCTCTTAAAGTTTTAGTAAATAGTTTTTCAATTGGAACGCCATACTTCTTACAAAAGACAACTGTTAACCTTGGATCAATATAGTTCAATTTGGATGTACCTAAGGAGACTTGGCTATTATCTTCTTTATCCTTTAATTGAACACTTCTTGTTTGAATTCTATTTTCGAATTTTTCGATTTGAGCACGAAGTTTTTCTACTGTATTCAAGGAAggttttaattcaattatacctgtttctaattctttatcaaaGGCAGCTTTTTTCTCTTCAATCTTATCTAGCCATTCCTTTAAATCATCTTcagttaataattcttcaccttcgaatttctttttatcattttctctTGCAAATCTCTTATGACatctttcaatttctcTATCAATAATGGCTTTCATAATTGTCTgaatttcatcatctttcatgtcattaatttcttcaaaatattttttgtccTTTTTAAGTTCTTTGGGCTCCAATTGTAAAATACCCTTCTTCAATCTGATCTTTTCCCATTCTAATtctctaattttttctcCAGATTTTTGAACAGATACAGCATGGTTTTTACCAACAGAACGTTGATGGTTACATAGAATAGCAACAGTTCTATTAGCCGcattatattttagaatCTTTTCAGCAATGGTACCTTCATTGGGTATTAGATCCAATTGGTCTTGCATTGTCTTGGAAGCATTATATGTACGGAAAACTTTAGCTGTTAAACCAGGCATGTAATTCTGTAAGTGTTTGTTTAAAATGGATGGATCTAAtctatcaaataattgatcACCCGGTTGTTTTGGTGGACGCTTAAAAATGGTCAAATCTTTGAATACTTGTTTATCAACTTCGACCTCTTGATAATATCTAATAGAATCCTTACcaagaaaatcaaatacAACAGTTTGAGGTGGTTTCAAAGTAATATGTTCGTAACGTAAAGAACAACAACCAACAGTATCAGCTTCATCATCTGATTTTTCACCACCTGCTCTTAATGCGAATACATcgattaaataaattgccACAGCTTTTTGTCTATCCAACATAACTTTactctttaaatttttacgATAATCTTTACGAATATTATCGATATGAGATTTCAATTGTCTTGCCTTTTcgaattttttcaaatcattttGACCctttaatgaagaattagctGCCAATCTAacatatttaaaagagtttgaaatattttctctCCACATGGCTAACCATTGAACTGTATTATCATGTCTAATTTCACCCCATTGATGTCCCTCAGGTGGTTCTGGGGTTTTTGAATCTTTATCAAGATTTAACACAACATCTTCAGGGAAAACACGTCTTTTTAACTTCCCGGTCTTTGGATGTGCACCACGACCACGGAATAAATCAGGAGGTTcgattttaaaattaccTACTTGTTCTTTTCTACCATCCAGCATACAAAATTTATAAGGTTCTTCAAATTTCTCCTTATCTAATTTTATCTGTTTCTTTTCTTGTGAACTTAAAGctttcttttcttgttttttcaattcaaaataatcgTACATTTTAGTAAAATCacataattcaaattttttaattttaatgttATTTCTAGTACCACCAGcttcttttaaaacttgCAAGAAATcattgaagaaatttttttgaaatacaGGATTTTTACCATGATCAGTTTCTAATAGAGCAGCATAGAACCCAGCTACTTCTTCACTAGAAGGTGGTAAATCAACAGGTTTCCCatcataatataatttgacGTGAGAAGGTAAAGGTTCATAGTCTGGAGGAAAAATAACACCGTTATGGCTTAAAGTGGTCCATTTAATGGTATCATCGTCATCTTTATTTGCTTCCCAccatttatatttattatcattttcatctgTGGTAGtttcatcaatattttcttctttaaccTTGGATacttttaaagttttatatTCTTCAGTATCCTGTGCTATTTGTGAATCATTTTCAACTTTTATCTTTTTAGGTTTAGTTtcctttttaatttttttagaagTAGAAgtagtttcttttttaacttttttagAAGTAGTAGTAGTGACTTCCTTCTTAACTTTAGTATTTGATTTAGACTTTGTTTGAGATTTGGTCTTGGATTTAGAGGCTGTAGTAGAAGCAGTTTTTCTTACTTTTTTTGGTGACGGTTTAGAACTTGATGAAGTGACTGTAGTGGCGGAAGATTGACTTCCTTGAGATAAGGCAGAATCACTGTCTATTTCTGATTTGACACCATAATCTTcgtcatcattatcatttgtGTTTTTATCTTCGTCTTCGTCTTCATTGTATTGTATGCGTGTTTTCCTTGGTTTCTTTCTTGTAGACGCTCTTGAAGTCTTGGATGATGTATTATTCTTTGCTAAAACaacatcttcatcatcatcatcttcttcttcttcgtTATCTTGgtcatcatcttctttgGAGGCAATTCTAGAATGGGAtcttttcttcaaatttatcGAAAGGGGAATATCATCGTCTTCATCATCCTCATCAGCTGATAAGCCTTTTGAAGGAATTGGTTTCGATTTTAGTTCCAACCCAGTAGTCATATGTATAATAACAAAAGTAATGATAAGTTTCTCAAATTGATACTAGTTACACaactaaaaaataaaataaatttttcgaactttaaaatatgaaatgagaattttgataaaaaaaaagtagaCGAcgtaaattattattatctattggttttattttttaggtatttttcttttgaaattcgGAGATATATTCTCTAAAAATTactatatttgaaatttgaaacgcaaaaatatattgaagtTTTTAAGTCAGTTAATTAGATTGACAGTCtgatcaattttttttttttttcttaaactTGAATAGGTTTAACTCCAAAGTAGTTAATTTTGCACTAGGAAATTTAATTTgtctgaaaaaaaaaaaaaaccttTTTTCTCGGTGTgaaaaaatgtatatatatttcgAACTTTCCGTTAGTTTAACAGAAGCAAACACGTAAAAAAGCTTAACAAAAGAtaagaattgaaaatggGCAAATAGATATCTTTGTTTGTAAAAtgtaaaaagaaaagtgTTGAGTACATGACAGAGCAAGGCACTACTGCCACTAGCCCTTTTGCGAAAAAGatgagaataataatagctaaaaaaataataacttgtGTGACGAATGGTCATGGGTATAGTCTATATTACATGATGGCGTATATCTCTATATAGCAGTATGTCTCTACACAGCAGCGTGTCTCTACATAGCAGCGTATGTACCTATATAGTTTATGTCTCTACATAGCAGCATATGTATGTAGTATGTGGAGCTGCCTGTCGATGCCGTCGTTAAGAGAGCTGGTGTGTTGGATGTATTTGCTAGACGATTAATCATCAGAGGCCAAAGTCTGTAAGTTCCATTCTGTTTCGAAGTTGGTTTTTAATATCCCCagttttttaataatggagTTACATGCTTTCCTAAGAGCGTCCTTTGGATCGTACCCTTCCACAGTTTGTATTCTCATTTTGAATCTAGCAAACAATGGGTGTTCAACCTTGTAGGCGGCAAAAAGCACCTTAGGGTCGTGTAGCAACTCAGACTTGATCAAGTTACCCAAGGTATGgtcttctttttcaaacGTGATGACCACAGTGTTGGGAGCCTTGGTATCTGGTTCTATTTGTAACTTGGATTCTCCTTCACCCAACAAGAAGGATTCGAATCTGTCTGGAGCATTCATGGTAAGTGGCTATGTAGATATATGTGGGCACGAAGCTACTCTTGCATGGGCAATCCCTAATTACCAAAGCTCTTTTGACAAACACTTCATATTCTTATCATTTGTATATCTTTGTCATTTGTGATATTTCAGTTTATGTTTTGGATTTTCCAAAAGCATCGTTACCCGGTGTtggaaagaaaaaaaaacttggTCCAGGGAAAAAAACGAACCCTTTGCTAAAATGAATTGGTGAAATAATCGCTACTTATTTATTTGCTTCTTACAGAACAgtatttatcattttccacaataagttttattttaacataaataaatcaacTCAAAACCAAGCTTTACACCAAAAGATACTTCATCTCTCCTCGTGCTTAGAGTATATTAACTTTCACCATTGTTCTACCAGCTCTAACGATTGTATCTTCGAgatttagtatttttttttttatatttagcCGTTGATTGATCTCAAGGTTTgaaagtaatatttttcatagACCGTTTTCCTTTATTATCTTAAGTattctttgaattttaaaacgtcatttttcaatttctcaAGAGGAGTGTATCATAGTTCAAATcataattttatctttctttttttcttttttcgTTCTTTGGTATTTTGGGTTTGGGTTTTTTTCGTACACTAACATTCTATTGATTatatttactttatttttttaaacaataggtaaaaaaaattctgcAACTTTATCTAGGATTAAGTACCAAGAAACCATCATAAACTATACTAATATCCATCAATTTCCCATCAAATGTccaccaataataatactaatatagAATCAAGCAATAGAAACGGTAGTGGTAATGCATCTATTTCCGCTGCTGTCAATGCCACTACTTCTGCCACTACAAGCAACAGTGATCCAGCTAGCACTAATTCAATTACTACAAATTTAAACACAAGCAATGTTCCAAGTGTTGCCACAACAAATGATCTAGCTTCAAATGTACTTAAACAACAGCCATCACAACAGCCTTTCAGATTGCCTTCAATTTCTGATTTGAATGTAGAATCAAATGTTATGGTTAATCAACATCAACAACTACAACACCCTTCTATCTCTCCTTCGCAAAATATGACCTCTATGAATACTGGTATAATGAATTCTAATACCTCTGGTATATCAAGGCATAATAGTAATCCAACGCCTAAGTCAAATCCTTTAAAGGTTTCTAGTTTTGATAATCCTTTGCCTCCCTTATCAAACAAAAGCATCGGTATTGTGAACTCAAATTCGCCGACAAATTCCCATGCTACtataaatacaaatactaATAGTACTTCTAATATCAATTCCATGGTAAATCCTAATCCAACTATACCTTCGGTTGCTGTGAATTCTGCATCACCAATTGTTCATTCTCAATCACCATTATTAAACCAGCAACCTCAAGaacagcaacaacagcagCATTTACTTCAAAATATGCAACCTCACCAGCAGCAAAAGCAGAAACAACAAAGTCTTCAAAGCAACTCTAATAAACTTGATATGTCTaacaaagaaaacaaaaatattaaaccaAATATGGGTATGATTCCTGTTTCCAATCTTAATCAAGAAACTGACGCCACCACTGCTACTACTACTGCTAATACCATGCCTAATAACACACAAGACAGTCCAAAGGAAGATAATCAATACAGACCTTTGAATGTTAAGGATGCCTTGTCGTATTTAGAGCAAgttaaatttcaatttaattcaagACCAGATGTTTATAATCATTTCTTGGATATAAtgaaagattttaaatctCAAGCAATTGATACTCCAGGCGTAATTGCAAGAGTCTCCTCATTATTTCATGACTATCCTTCTTTGATTCAAGGGTTTAACACTTTTTTACCACAAGGTTATAGAATTGAATGTTCTTCAAATCCAAACTTGCCAATTACAGTAATAACGCCAATGGGCACAACTACCGTTTCAGGAGTTTTAGAGACCTCTGTAACTGAAAATCAAAACCATCAACTTCAACACTCTTTACCCCAACCAAGTACTACTGCATCGGCCAGCAACGTAGATAGTAAAGTAAGTTCGATATCAGGAATTATGGGACCATCAAATATTACAGAACAATCTCAACAGCAGCAGCGACACCATCCACAACAATTGATTAATGTCAATGACTCAGCTCCTATTTCTGGCTCTATATCTAGCACAGTTCCATCAAATGTAGAACCCACTAATATGAATGCTGCTGCAAATGCAGCTATATCTGCTGCTTCTGCTTTACCAAACACGAATACTCCAAAAAGCCAAACTACTCCGCCTATTGCTACAGCTGGTACCGCCACTCAACAATTTCCCATGGTGTCTTCTGTTTCGCCACCGCTTCAAGAATTACCTGAGCAAAGAAGAACTCAAGATGTAGAATTCAGTCAAGCTATAAGTTAcgttaataaaattaaaaacagATTTGCAAACCAGccttatatttataaacaCTTTTTGGAAATTCTACAAACTTACCAAAGAGAACAAAAGCCAATTAATGAAGTGTATTCACAAGTAACTGTATTATTCCAAGAAGCACCAgatttattagaagattttaaaaaattcttgcCAGACTCTTctgcaaataataatggttcTATTGTTACTAGtcaagaagaaaatttcaTGTATGCAAATGGATTTAACCAACAACAACCACATCTAACTCCGCATTCTGAAATTCAAGCACAAAATTTACCTCCTCTTGGTAGTTTTTCAACTCAGCCTAATGGCGTCTTCCCAAAGCAGGAATCTCAACAAATTGTACCTACTTCAAGATTCGATGCTAATAATGATCAATTAGCGCAACAACAGCACCGACatcaacagcaacagcagcAAATTCCTCAGCAAAGTACTATGTATCAAAATGTCCATCCTGAAGTTGTCCCAGTATCTGATTTGAGGTCACAACCTGAAACAATGCATGCTCCAACTCAAGCACAACTGCACGCAGAGGCTCAGGCTCAGGCTCAGGCTCAGGCTCAGGCTCAGGTCCAGGCTCAAGCTCAGGCTCAAGCTCAAGCTCAAGCTCAAGCTCAAGCACAGGCTCAGGCTCAAGCACAAGCGCAGGCACAAGCACAAGCACAAGCACAAGCACAAGCACAAGCACAAGCTGAAGCGGAGTCTCATCAACagcaaatgcaaatgcaaatgcaacTTCAAATGCAAAATAATATCGCGCCAGATATAAATGATCATCAACAGCAAGTCATGTATGAAGAAAACGCAGTTAGGCCTGAAATTGACCTAGACCCAAGTTTAGTACCTATTGTTCCTGAACCAACTCAACCAATTGAAGATACATTACCTTTAGTTGAAGAAACAAATTTCTTCGATAAggtaaagaaatatattggTAATAAAACTATATATGCTGAATTTTTGAAGGTCTTAAATTTGTACTCGGTTGATCTACTAGAGGTTGATGAATTAGTggagaaaataaaatattatcttaacgataatgaagaattattcaGCTGGTTTAAGAATTTTGTCGGATATGTTGAAAAGCCAAAacatattgaaaatattgttcATGAAAAACATAAGTTGGATTTAGATTTATGTGAAGCTTGTGGACCAAGTTATAAAAAACTACCAAAGACAGATACTCTAATGCCTTGTTCCGGTAGAGATGAAATGTGTTGGGAAATATTGAATGACGAATGGGTAGGTCATCCAGTTTGGGCATCTGAAGATTCTGGTTTTATTGCTCATAGAAAAATCAATACGAAGAAACCTTATTTAagattgaagaagaaagtaCATGAGTATGATTTTTATATTGAATCTAATTTAAGAACTATTCAAACTTTAGAAACTATCGCTAGTAAAATTGCAAATATGactgaaaatgaaaagtgtaattttaaattgcCTGATGGATTAGGTCACACTACTTCCacaatttataaaaaagtCATTAGAAAAGTATATGATAAAGAAAGAggttttgaaattatagaTGCTTTACATGAATATCCTGCTATTGCTGTTCCTGTAGTTTTAAAGAGATTAAAGcaaaaagatgaagaatGGAGAAGAGCCCAACGTGAATGGAATAAAGTTTGGAGAGAGTTGGAAcaaaaagtattttttaaGTCATTAGATCATTTAGGACTAACATTTAAGCAAGcggataaaaaattattaactacaaaacaattaatatCGGAAATTAGTAGCATTAAGGTCGATCAAACTCATAAAAGAATGCATTGGCTAACTCCAAAGCCAAAAAGTCAATTAGACTTCAATTTGCCGGATAAAGATATcatatttgatatattgAGTTTTGTAGAAATATTTGTCGAGCATACTTCTACTTATTCAAATCCTGAAAAGGAAAGACTGATAGACtttatgaaatattttacttcattatttttctccATTCCGTTAGAGGAAATCAAGGAAGCTATTTCAAAAAGAGATAtaactgaaaaaaatgatgaaaaactAGAAGATAAGCAAAAGAATGGTGaagaaaattctaaaaagaGAACTTCAAGGGATATTACTTTGTCATTAGaagatattttacaaaGAACTAAATACCAGAGATTAAAATATGGTGATGATTCTGATGAAGTTGATGGTCATGGTAATCGTCATGATGATCAAAAACTcttagaagaagaagaattattaagaCAAGAAGCCAAAAAGCCATGGTTATTAGGAACTTTGGTTGAAGAAGCTAACGCACAAGGTGAAATTATGcatagaaatatatttaatatgttttcaaatacaaatatgtATATCTTTATTCGTCATTTAACTACCATGTATGAAAGACTTCatgaaataaaacaaatgaaTGATAAAGTGTCTAGAGAAATCAGTGGCAGAAAAATATCGAAGTTTGCAAAGGATTTGAATCTAATATCGACCCAATTAACTGAGATGGGTTTAGATTTTTCAGAAGGTGATGTATATCAGCAATTATTAGTTCTTTGTAAGAGACTAATTTTAGGTGACTTAGAGCATCAATGGTTTGAAGAAAGTTTGAGACAAGCTTTTAACAATAAAGCATTTAAACTTTATACCCTGGATAAAGTAACACAGGCCCTTGTTAAGCACGCTCATACCATTATTTCAGATTTAAAGACAACAGAAATAATGGCAttgtttgaaaaagatCGAAC is a window of Henningerozyma blattae CBS 6284 chromosome 5, complete genome DNA encoding:
- the TOP1 gene encoding DNA topoisomerase 1 (similar to Saccharomyces cerevisiae TOP1 (YOL006C); ancestral locus Anc_6.32), with the translated sequence MTTGLELKSKPIPSKGLSADEDDEDDDIPLSINLKKRSHSRIASKEDDDQDNEEEEDDDDEDVVLAKNNTSSKTSRASTRKKPRKTRIQYNEDEDEDKNTNDNDDEDYGVKSEIDSDSALSQGSQSSATTVTSSSSKPSPKKVRKTASTTASKSKTKSQTKSKSNTKVKKEVTTTTSKKVKKETTSTSKKIKKETKPKKIKVENDSQIAQDTEEYKTLKVSKVKEENIDETTTDENDNKYKWWEANKDDDDTIKWTTLSHNGVIFPPDYEPLPSHVKLYYDGKPVDLPPSSEEVAGFYAALLETDHGKNPVFQKNFFNDFLQVLKEAGGTRNNIKIKKFELCDFTKMYDYFELKKQEKKALSSQEKKQIKLDKEKFEEPYKFCMLDGRKEQVGNFKIEPPDLFRGRGAHPKTGKLKRRVFPEDVVLNLDKDSKTPEPPEGHQWGEIRHDNTVQWLAMWRENISNSFKYVRLAANSSLKGQNDLKKFEKARQLKSHIDNIRKDYRKNLKSKVMLDRQKAVAIYLIDVFALRAGGEKSDDEADTVGCCSLRYEHITLKPPQTVVFDFLGKDSIRYYQEVEVDKQVFKDLTIFKRPPKQPGDQLFDRLDPSILNKHLQNYMPGLTAKVFRTYNASKTMQDQLDLIPNEGTIAEKILKYNAANRTVAILCNHQRSVGKNHAVSVQKSGEKIRELEWEKIRLKKGILQLEPKELKKDKKYFEEINDMKDDEIQTIMKAIIDREIERCHKRFARENDKKKFEGEELLTEDDLKEWLDKIEEKKAAFDKELETGIIELKPSLNTVEKLRAQIEKFENRIQTRSVQLKDKEDNSQVSLGTSKLNYIDPRLTVVFCKKYGVPIEKLFTKTLRDKFQWAIESVDENWKF
- the RPB11 gene encoding DNA-directed RNA polymerase II core subunit RPB11 (similar to Saccharomyces cerevisiae RPB11 (YOL005C); ancestral locus Anc_6.30); amino-acid sequence: MNAPDRFESFLLGEGESKLQIEPDTKAPNTVVITFEKEDHTLGNLIKSELLHDPKVLFAAYKVEHPLFARFKMRIQTVEGYDPKDALRKACNSIIKKLGILKTNFETEWNLQTLASDD
- the SIN3 gene encoding transcriptional regulator SIN3 (similar to Saccharomyces cerevisiae SIN3 (YOL004W); ancestral locus Anc_6.29); the protein is MSTNNNTNIESSNRNGSGNASISAAVNATTSATTSNSDPASTNSITTNLNTSNVPSVATTNDLASNVLKQQPSQQPFRLPSISDLNVESNVMVNQHQQLQHPSISPSQNMTSMNTGIMNSNTSGISRHNSNPTPKSNPLKVSSFDNPLPPLSNKSIGIVNSNSPTNSHATINTNTNSTSNINSMVNPNPTIPSVAVNSASPIVHSQSPLLNQQPQEQQQQQHLLQNMQPHQQQKQKQQSLQSNSNKLDMSNKENKNIKPNMGMIPVSNLNQETDATTATTTANTMPNNTQDSPKEDNQYRPLNVKDALSYLEQVKFQFNSRPDVYNHFLDIMKDFKSQAIDTPGVIARVSSLFHDYPSLIQGFNTFLPQGYRIECSSNPNLPITVITPMGTTTVSGVLETSVTENQNHQLQHSLPQPSTTASASNVDSKVSSISGIMGPSNITEQSQQQQRHHPQQLINVNDSAPISGSISSTVPSNVEPTNMNAAANAAISAASALPNTNTPKSQTTPPIATAGTATQQFPMVSSVSPPLQELPEQRRTQDVEFSQAISYVNKIKNRFANQPYIYKHFLEILQTYQREQKPINEVYSQVTVLFQEAPDLLEDFKKFLPDSSANNNGSIVTSQEENFMYANGFNQQQPHLTPHSEIQAQNLPPLGSFSTQPNGVFPKQESQQIVPTSRFDANNDQLAQQQHRHQQQQQQIPQQSTMYQNVHPEVVPVSDLRSQPETMHAPTQAQLHAEAQAQAQAQAQAQVQAQAQAQAQAQAQAQAQAQAQAQAQAQAQAQAQAQAQAQAEAESHQQQMQMQMQLQMQNNIAPDINDHQQQVMYEENAVRPEIDLDPSLVPIVPEPTQPIEDTLPLVEETNFFDKVKKYIGNKTIYAEFLKVLNLYSVDLLEVDELVEKIKYYLNDNEELFSWFKNFVGYVEKPKHIENIVHEKHKLDLDLCEACGPSYKKLPKTDTLMPCSGRDEMCWEILNDEWVGHPVWASEDSGFIAHRKINTKKPYLRLKKKVHEYDFYIESNLRTIQTLETIASKIANMTENEKCNFKLPDGLGHTTSTIYKKVIRKVYDKERGFEIIDALHEYPAIAVPVVLKRLKQKDEEWRRAQREWNKVWRELEQKVFFKSLDHLGLTFKQADKKLLTTKQLISEISSIKVDQTHKRMHWLTPKPKSQLDFNLPDKDIIFDILSFVEIFVEHTSTYSNPEKERLIDFMKYFTSLFFSIPLEEIKEAISKRDITEKNDEKLEDKQKNGEENSKKRTSRDITLSLEDILQRTKYQRLKYGDDSDEVDGHGNRHDDQKLLEEEELLRQEAKKPWLLGTLVEEANAQGEIMHRNIFNMFSNTNMYIFIRHLTTMYERLHEIKQMNDKVSREISGRKISKFAKDLNLISTQLTEMGLDFSEGDVYQQLLVLCKRLILGDLEHQWFEESLRQAFNNKAFKLYTLDKVTQALVKHAHTIISDLKTTEIMALFEKDRTKNSTSSKDQILYRLQTRARMTHNENMFRIEYNNTTKHICIQYIALDDLTVKDAKTLEEKWKYYITSYALSHPTEGIFQENIQIPFLERIIEEEQLYEDEETDDQKQTKSLMKYSPEGISGSTLKIKIDPQNYCLNIEEGSFDIFSRKSLNQFPVKLTQDSKYGTMPKLKNTVEKFLNSKMGWKRAISKDQMESIESKWDHLSNNGNLEGYQEKSILKDVNGTDISKISPMKTFTVTESANGVPNDKADGEERGNDTTAEEVGNESTVC